From the Palaemon carinicauda isolate YSFRI2023 chromosome 42, ASM3689809v2, whole genome shotgun sequence genome, one window contains:
- the EcR gene encoding ecdysone receptor isoform X4 — translation MWLLYPGVPFSLREGRDDMSPPSSLNGYSMDSYSDLKKKKGPIPRQQEELCLVCGDRASGYHYNALTCEGCKGFFRRSITKNAVYQCKYGNNCEMDMYMRRKCQECRLKKCLNVGMRPECVVPESQCQVKREQKKAREKDKKDYPSAGSPIVEEKHTPLSPLPLTRGGTGAKPLTHEQQELIHTLVYYQEEFEQPSESDLKKIKFTFDGEDTSDLRFKHITEMTILTVQLIVEFSKQLPGFDTLQREDQITLLKACSSEVMMLRAARRYDASTDSIVFGNNYPYTQDSYESAGLGESAAAIFQFCRNLCKMKVDNAEYALLAAIAIFSERPSLREPHKVEKLQEIYLEALKAHVENRRTPRSSVVFAKLLNVLTDLRTLGNLNSEMCFSLTLKNKKLPPFLAEIWDIHGGYDQY, via the exons GCCGAGATGACATGTCACCGCCGTCGTCTCTCAACGGCTACAGCATGGACTCCTACAGTGACCTCAAGAAGAAGAAAGGCCCCATCCCTCGGCAACAGGAGGAATTGTGCCTGGTGTGTGGAGACCGCGCCTCCGGCTACCATTACAACGCCCTCACCTGCGAAGGATGTAAAG GTTTCTTCCGTCGTTCCATCACGAAAAACGCCGTTTATCAatgtaaatatggaaataattgcgagatggatatgtatatgagGCGCAAGTGTCAAGAATGTCGACTTAAGAAGTGTTTAAATGTTGGCATGCGACCCGAGT GTGTGGTGCCAGAGTCCCAGTGCCAGGTGAAACGCGAACAGAAGAAGGCCCGGGAGAAAGATAAGAAAGATTACCCATCTGCTGGTTCCCCTATTGTAGAGGAGAAGCACACTCCTCTCAGTCCT TTGCCTTTAACAAGAGGAGGAACTGGAGCCAAGCCTTTGACCCATGAACAGCAAGAACTGATCCACACACTAGTCTACTACCAAGAAGAATTTGAACAACCATCTGAATCAgacttaaagaaaataaaa TTTACCTTCGATGGTGAAGATACAAGTGACTTGAGATTCAAGCACATAACCGAGATGACCATCCTCACAGTTCAGCTCATAGTGGAATTCTCCAAGCAACTGCCTGGCTTCGACACACTGCAGCGAGAAGATCAGATTACTCTTCTTAAG GCATGTTCATCCGAAGTTATGATGCTGAGAGCAGCACGTCGCTATGATGCAAGCACAGATTCCATAGTATTTGGAAACAACTATCCCTACACACAAGATTCATATGAATCTGCTGGTCTGGGAGAGTCAGCTGCTGCAATTTTCCAGTTCTGCCGGAATTTGTGTAAAATGAAGGTGGATAATGCAGAGTATGCATTGTTGGCTGCAATTGCCATATTTTCCG AACGCCCATCGTTAAGAGAGCCTCACAAAGTAGAAAAGCTTCAAGAGATTTATCTGGAAGCTCTAAAGGCGCATGTGGAAAATCGACGAACACCAAGGTCATCAGTCGTGTTTGCAAAATTACTTAACGTCTTGACTGATTTGAGAACCCTTGGTAATCTAAATTCCGAGATGTGTTTCTCCCTTACACTTAAGAACAAGAAACTACCCCCCTTCCTGGCTGAAATATGGGATATCCACGGTGGTTACGACCAATATTGA
- the EcR gene encoding ecdysone receptor isoform X1, whose product MWLLYPGVPFSLREGRDDMSPPSSLNGYSMDSYSDLKKKKGPIPRQQEELCLVCGDRASGYHYNALTCEGCKGFFRRSITKNAVYQCKYGNNCEMDMYMRRKCQECRLKKCLNVGMRPECVVPESQCQVKREQKKAREKDKKDYPSAGSPIVEEKHTPLSPCKPKGSPSASAPSFKSNNGSSSFNLSPMDWPQEKESSEEEGRKSKLPLTRGGTGAKPLTHEQQELIHTLVYYQEEFEQPSESDLKKIKFTFDGEDTSDLRFKHITEMTILTVQLIVEFSKQLPGFDTLQREDQITLLKACSSEVMMLRAARRYDASTDSIVFGNNYPYTQDSYESAGLGESAAAIFQFCRNLCKMKVDNAEYALLAAIAIFSERPSLREPHKVEKLQEIYLEALKAHVENRRTPRSSVVFAKLLNVLTDLRTLGNLNSEMCFSLTLKNKKLPPFLAEIWDIHGGYDQY is encoded by the exons GCCGAGATGACATGTCACCGCCGTCGTCTCTCAACGGCTACAGCATGGACTCCTACAGTGACCTCAAGAAGAAGAAAGGCCCCATCCCTCGGCAACAGGAGGAATTGTGCCTGGTGTGTGGAGACCGCGCCTCCGGCTACCATTACAACGCCCTCACCTGCGAAGGATGTAAAG GTTTCTTCCGTCGTTCCATCACGAAAAACGCCGTTTATCAatgtaaatatggaaataattgcgagatggatatgtatatgagGCGCAAGTGTCAAGAATGTCGACTTAAGAAGTGTTTAAATGTTGGCATGCGACCCGAGT GTGTGGTGCCAGAGTCCCAGTGCCAGGTGAAACGCGAACAGAAGAAGGCCCGGGAGAAAGATAAGAAAGATTACCCATCTGCTGGTTCCCCTATTGTAGAGGAGAAGCACACTCCTCTCAGTCCT TGTAAGCCTAAAGGATCGCCGAGTGCATCTGCTCCTTCGTTCAAAAGTAATAACGGATCCAGTAGCTTCAATTTAAGCCCA ATGGATTGGCCTCAGGAAAAGGAATCCTCAGAGGAAGAAGGTAGAAAATCGAAG TTGCCTTTAACAAGAGGAGGAACTGGAGCCAAGCCTTTGACCCATGAACAGCAAGAACTGATCCACACACTAGTCTACTACCAAGAAGAATTTGAACAACCATCTGAATCAgacttaaagaaaataaaa TTTACCTTCGATGGTGAAGATACAAGTGACTTGAGATTCAAGCACATAACCGAGATGACCATCCTCACAGTTCAGCTCATAGTGGAATTCTCCAAGCAACTGCCTGGCTTCGACACACTGCAGCGAGAAGATCAGATTACTCTTCTTAAG GCATGTTCATCCGAAGTTATGATGCTGAGAGCAGCACGTCGCTATGATGCAAGCACAGATTCCATAGTATTTGGAAACAACTATCCCTACACACAAGATTCATATGAATCTGCTGGTCTGGGAGAGTCAGCTGCTGCAATTTTCCAGTTCTGCCGGAATTTGTGTAAAATGAAGGTGGATAATGCAGAGTATGCATTGTTGGCTGCAATTGCCATATTTTCCG AACGCCCATCGTTAAGAGAGCCTCACAAAGTAGAAAAGCTTCAAGAGATTTATCTGGAAGCTCTAAAGGCGCATGTGGAAAATCGACGAACACCAAGGTCATCAGTCGTGTTTGCAAAATTACTTAACGTCTTGACTGATTTGAGAACCCTTGGTAATCTAAATTCCGAGATGTGTTTCTCCCTTACACTTAAGAACAAGAAACTACCCCCCTTCCTGGCTGAAATATGGGATATCCACGGTGGTTACGACCAATATTGA
- the EcR gene encoding ecdysone receptor isoform X3, whose product MWLLYPGVPFSLREGRDDMSPPSSLNGYSMDSYSDLKKKKGPIPRQQEELCLVCGDRASGYHYNALTCEGCKGFFRRSITKNAVYQCKYGNNCEMDMYMRRKCQECRLKKCLNVGMRPECVVPESQCQVKREQKKAREKDKKDYPSAGSPIVEEKHTPLSPCKPKGSPSASAPSFKSNNGSSSFNLSPLPLTRGGTGAKPLTHEQQELIHTLVYYQEEFEQPSESDLKKIKFTFDGEDTSDLRFKHITEMTILTVQLIVEFSKQLPGFDTLQREDQITLLKACSSEVMMLRAARRYDASTDSIVFGNNYPYTQDSYESAGLGESAAAIFQFCRNLCKMKVDNAEYALLAAIAIFSERPSLREPHKVEKLQEIYLEALKAHVENRRTPRSSVVFAKLLNVLTDLRTLGNLNSEMCFSLTLKNKKLPPFLAEIWDIHGGYDQY is encoded by the exons GCCGAGATGACATGTCACCGCCGTCGTCTCTCAACGGCTACAGCATGGACTCCTACAGTGACCTCAAGAAGAAGAAAGGCCCCATCCCTCGGCAACAGGAGGAATTGTGCCTGGTGTGTGGAGACCGCGCCTCCGGCTACCATTACAACGCCCTCACCTGCGAAGGATGTAAAG GTTTCTTCCGTCGTTCCATCACGAAAAACGCCGTTTATCAatgtaaatatggaaataattgcgagatggatatgtatatgagGCGCAAGTGTCAAGAATGTCGACTTAAGAAGTGTTTAAATGTTGGCATGCGACCCGAGT GTGTGGTGCCAGAGTCCCAGTGCCAGGTGAAACGCGAACAGAAGAAGGCCCGGGAGAAAGATAAGAAAGATTACCCATCTGCTGGTTCCCCTATTGTAGAGGAGAAGCACACTCCTCTCAGTCCT TGTAAGCCTAAAGGATCGCCGAGTGCATCTGCTCCTTCGTTCAAAAGTAATAACGGATCCAGTAGCTTCAATTTAAGCCCA TTGCCTTTAACAAGAGGAGGAACTGGAGCCAAGCCTTTGACCCATGAACAGCAAGAACTGATCCACACACTAGTCTACTACCAAGAAGAATTTGAACAACCATCTGAATCAgacttaaagaaaataaaa TTTACCTTCGATGGTGAAGATACAAGTGACTTGAGATTCAAGCACATAACCGAGATGACCATCCTCACAGTTCAGCTCATAGTGGAATTCTCCAAGCAACTGCCTGGCTTCGACACACTGCAGCGAGAAGATCAGATTACTCTTCTTAAG GCATGTTCATCCGAAGTTATGATGCTGAGAGCAGCACGTCGCTATGATGCAAGCACAGATTCCATAGTATTTGGAAACAACTATCCCTACACACAAGATTCATATGAATCTGCTGGTCTGGGAGAGTCAGCTGCTGCAATTTTCCAGTTCTGCCGGAATTTGTGTAAAATGAAGGTGGATAATGCAGAGTATGCATTGTTGGCTGCAATTGCCATATTTTCCG AACGCCCATCGTTAAGAGAGCCTCACAAAGTAGAAAAGCTTCAAGAGATTTATCTGGAAGCTCTAAAGGCGCATGTGGAAAATCGACGAACACCAAGGTCATCAGTCGTGTTTGCAAAATTACTTAACGTCTTGACTGATTTGAGAACCCTTGGTAATCTAAATTCCGAGATGTGTTTCTCCCTTACACTTAAGAACAAGAAACTACCCCCCTTCCTGGCTGAAATATGGGATATCCACGGTGGTTACGACCAATATTGA
- the EcR gene encoding ecdysone receptor isoform X2 yields the protein MGIPTGRDDMSPPSSLNGYSMDSYSDLKKKKGPIPRQQEELCLVCGDRASGYHYNALTCEGCKGFFRRSITKNAVYQCKYGNNCEMDMYMRRKCQECRLKKCLNVGMRPECVVPESQCQVKREQKKAREKDKKDYPSAGSPIVEEKHTPLSPCKPKGSPSASAPSFKSNNGSSSFNLSPMDWPQEKESSEEEGRKSKLPLTRGGTGAKPLTHEQQELIHTLVYYQEEFEQPSESDLKKIKFTFDGEDTSDLRFKHITEMTILTVQLIVEFSKQLPGFDTLQREDQITLLKACSSEVMMLRAARRYDASTDSIVFGNNYPYTQDSYESAGLGESAAAIFQFCRNLCKMKVDNAEYALLAAIAIFSERPSLREPHKVEKLQEIYLEALKAHVENRRTPRSSVVFAKLLNVLTDLRTLGNLNSEMCFSLTLKNKKLPPFLAEIWDIHGGYDQY from the exons GCCGAGATGACATGTCACCGCCGTCGTCTCTCAACGGCTACAGCATGGACTCCTACAGTGACCTCAAGAAGAAGAAAGGCCCCATCCCTCGGCAACAGGAGGAATTGTGCCTGGTGTGTGGAGACCGCGCCTCCGGCTACCATTACAACGCCCTCACCTGCGAAGGATGTAAAG GTTTCTTCCGTCGTTCCATCACGAAAAACGCCGTTTATCAatgtaaatatggaaataattgcgagatggatatgtatatgagGCGCAAGTGTCAAGAATGTCGACTTAAGAAGTGTTTAAATGTTGGCATGCGACCCGAGT GTGTGGTGCCAGAGTCCCAGTGCCAGGTGAAACGCGAACAGAAGAAGGCCCGGGAGAAAGATAAGAAAGATTACCCATCTGCTGGTTCCCCTATTGTAGAGGAGAAGCACACTCCTCTCAGTCCT TGTAAGCCTAAAGGATCGCCGAGTGCATCTGCTCCTTCGTTCAAAAGTAATAACGGATCCAGTAGCTTCAATTTAAGCCCA ATGGATTGGCCTCAGGAAAAGGAATCCTCAGAGGAAGAAGGTAGAAAATCGAAG TTGCCTTTAACAAGAGGAGGAACTGGAGCCAAGCCTTTGACCCATGAACAGCAAGAACTGATCCACACACTAGTCTACTACCAAGAAGAATTTGAACAACCATCTGAATCAgacttaaagaaaataaaa TTTACCTTCGATGGTGAAGATACAAGTGACTTGAGATTCAAGCACATAACCGAGATGACCATCCTCACAGTTCAGCTCATAGTGGAATTCTCCAAGCAACTGCCTGGCTTCGACACACTGCAGCGAGAAGATCAGATTACTCTTCTTAAG GCATGTTCATCCGAAGTTATGATGCTGAGAGCAGCACGTCGCTATGATGCAAGCACAGATTCCATAGTATTTGGAAACAACTATCCCTACACACAAGATTCATATGAATCTGCTGGTCTGGGAGAGTCAGCTGCTGCAATTTTCCAGTTCTGCCGGAATTTGTGTAAAATGAAGGTGGATAATGCAGAGTATGCATTGTTGGCTGCAATTGCCATATTTTCCG AACGCCCATCGTTAAGAGAGCCTCACAAAGTAGAAAAGCTTCAAGAGATTTATCTGGAAGCTCTAAAGGCGCATGTGGAAAATCGACGAACACCAAGGTCATCAGTCGTGTTTGCAAAATTACTTAACGTCTTGACTGATTTGAGAACCCTTGGTAATCTAAATTCCGAGATGTGTTTCTCCCTTACACTTAAGAACAAGAAACTACCCCCCTTCCTGGCTGAAATATGGGATATCCACGGTGGTTACGACCAATATTGA